The nucleotide sequence GATTGCGGTCATACTTGAGAGCGGTAACCCCGATGCATTGATCACCATCAAATGGTTGCACCTTGTTTGCTTACTCCTAATCGGGTTGACCGCCTATGACGCTTCCAACTACGTGCATTCAATCGGTCCGGTTTCGAGCATCATCATGCTGACTATGTCAGGGTACTGGTTTGGCACACTCTTCCAAGCGCTACCAACCGTCTCCTATCTTGTTGAAGGACTTACCTGGGAAACGGCATCTGGGCGTGTCATTACCGTATTGTGGTTGAGCTTTCTGACCTTGAGCATTACCGCCCAACGAGAAGCCATATCACTCAGCGAGTTCAATCGTAAAAAATCTGGGTTCAATTCAGCAGCAGCTTCGATCGGGAGCGTAGAACTGGCAATTTGGGTCCTGCCACTTACCGCCATCATGGGTATGTTCTCCTTGTCTGCCACGTCCTTCCGGGTCCTTGCGGTTTCTGCAATCATCGCAGCAGCCCTCTTTATTCGCCGGTTCCGGGTATTGCAGATAAGCGAAATGGAAACCAGTGACCGGCTCCATGTAGCGCTTGCCACGGACCCCTTGACCGGCGCTTTAAACCGCACTGGTCTCGCTAAACACTGGGATGAGAACCATTCAGGAGCAACGGTTGCATTCATTGACTTAGATCAATTTAAGCCAATCAACGATCGGCACGGTCACATCGTTGGTGATGAAGTTCTCCAGGTGCTATCTCGCCGGATCATGAACTCCATTCGCTGTGAAGATGTTGTATGCCGGTGGGGTGGTGACGAGTTCTTGATTGTCGGTCCAATTATGGATGCTGACGACGCCGATACGTTCTGCGACCGTATCCGAGACGCGATTCAAGTACCGATAACGGTTAAAGGCGGCCTTGTGCTCAAAATGGATGCATCCATTGGATACGCCTTGGTCAATGCTGGGGTGGACTTTGTGACCGCCACGGAGCAAGCCGACCGCATGATGTACTTGAAGAAGCAGAAAAAACAAGGTCGTGCACCAAAATCTACTACCACCCGGACTCGTGAAACCGCTCGGGTGAATACAACGCCCCTAAATCCCGAACCAACCGTATCGGAGAGGGGGTAACATGCAAGAACGTCGTCGGGCCAACCTCCAACTCGCTGAACAGCGCCTATCTGGTCCAGCTCTTGTTGCGTTGGTTGTCGCCATCGTGGTTAGTCTTGCTTTCACGGTCTATCTTCCACTGACCTGGTCGATTAACTTCTCAGCACTCGCCTATGTGGTCTGTATCGTGGCGTTGACCATCCACCTGGTCTTTGCAGAACGTCGCTTTGTGATCCTGCTTTTAATTTTCAATTTGTGCTGTTCATTGACAATGATGGCCGGTGTCTCACTGAACTTTTTGGGCTTCCCAACCGACTGGCCGACTTGGCTTATCGTTAGTCTTTCTGAATTGCAGTGGATTACCTTACTGGGCATCATCGTGGCAACGAACAACCGTGAGGCACGTGTTCAGCTCCAAACATTTATCCCTATCGCAATCGTATTTGTTTCCTTCGGCCTGCTTCGGATTTTAGATGTGGAGTCCTTGACGCTCCCGCAAATTCGTGTCCTAAACTCAATCCAAGACATCATCGTCGTCATTCTCGCAGCGGACTCTGTGCTCAATAACGCCAGATCCACGATTGCAGCTCGATTGATGATGGCTTCGATCCTGCTATTCAGTTTCTTTGACATGGTGGGTGTGATGCCCCATACCTACCTCACGGTGTACACGCCCGAGATGGTCACAAGCTATCTCGTTCGTTACTCCCTATTCTTCGGCGTAGCAAGTGCGTGGCTGATTTCGCTCGTGGTATGGCTACCAAACGCAGATCATATCGACATGCTGTTCCGGTTAGACCCAAACCGCCAAACACGGCAAATCAGCGCCGATGTGACCGTCATGTCCTTACCCGTTTTAGTACTGATCTTTGGTGGGTTCCCCACCCCCAATATGGGTTGGATACTTGGTGGAGCGTCGTTACTCAGCTCAGGCATCATCTTTTTGCAGTACCGTTCATCAGCTCGCCAACTCGAAACGGTCAACGACGGCCTCAAACGTTCTGCTACAACTGACCCGCTAACCCAGTTATCAAACCGTTACGGGCTTTCACAGTCCCTAGATAACTTGAAAACTGTTGGGGCAAGTGCCTGGTTTATCGACCTTAACCACTTCAAAGATATTAACGACGAGTATGGGCACGCCCTGGGTGACGCCGTCTTGCAATTTACGGCCCAGCAGCTTTTAAAGTGCGCACAACCTGACGACGTCGTTGCCCGATACGGCGGGGATGAGTTTGCCATTATTCGCCCCGAAGCTCGCCCACTGGAACTCTCTTCGTTTTCAAAGGAGTTGGAAGCTGCGGTTGGTAAGACCGTCACCTTGCACGGCCGCGAACTCACCATTAGTGCCTCAGTAGGTTCGGCCGTAGCCGGTGCAGGCGAAGATGTTCATGAGGTTGTTCACTTTGCTGACCTGGCCATGTATATGAAAAAGACCCGTCGTGGACGCGGACGGGCACGGGCACGGGTGAATCACTAATAGTCGCTGTTGACTGCCCGTTTCCCTGTAAGACTGGTCGGCTCTCTGTTTTTTGAAGGTGTGCCATGCCAGATTTCGCAAAAGCCCTCGCCAACACGGTTAACGATGGTCCTATCATCCTTGATGGAGCTATGGGTGCTTCCTTGCAAACGAAGGAACTGACCGAGGCTGATTTTGGTGGGCTTGATGGGTGTAACGAAGTGCTCGTTCGCACCCGGCCTGATGTGATCCGTGATCTTCACCTTGAGTTCCTGGCGGTCGGAGTGGACGCAGTTGAAACCGACTCCTTTGGTGGGGCGCCATGGGTTCTTGATGAATACGGCTTAGGTAAGGAGACTGAGGAACTCAACCGCCTCAGTGCGGCTATTGCACGCGAAGCCTGTGATGAGGCATACCGTTCAAGCAACCGTTCACGGGAACGGTTTGTTGTGGGTTCGATGGGACCAGGTACTAAAAGCCCGACGCTGTCACTAGCCAAACGAGGTGATGAGTTCGATTTTATTGCCACGAAAACAATGGTTGACGGCTATGTCCGCCAGGCTCGTGGCCTCTTGGCTGGTGGTGCCGACCTGCTCCTTATCGAAACGGTGTTTGATTTATTACAAGCTAAATCGGCGGTCGTTGCCTGCCATGAAGCCATGGCCGCAGAGGGTATCACCGTCCCTATTGCGGTGAGTGTGACTATCGAAGCCAATATCAACACGATGCTGTTGGGGTCTGACACCTCTGCGGCGCTCTATACGCTCGAAGCGTTGGGTATCGACCTTATTGGGTTGAACTGTGCGACTGGCCCGCAAGATATGCGCGAACACGTTCGCTATTTGAGTGAGCACTCTCGCTTGCCAATCATGGTGGTACCAAACGCGGGGCTGCCAGAGAATATCAATGGCCAAACGTGTTATCGCTTAACTCCAGAGGAATTAGCGGCGTCGCACCATGAATTTGTAACCAAGCTCGGTGTGCAGATGGTGGGTGGCTGTTGTGGCACAACGCCAACCCACTTAAAGGCCGTGGTTGATGCCGTCCAGCGGCAACCAGTGGCTGATCGAGCCGTGACATTTGAACCAGGGCTTGCCAGTTTGTATTCGGCAGTGCCATGGGAACAAGAAAACAGCTTTCATATTATTGGTGAGCGGTTGAATGCCAACGGATCGAAGGCGTTTCGTGACTATCTCTTAGCCGAAGATATGAACGCAATGCTCAAAATCGCGCGGACCCAAACCGCTGAAGGGGCAAATAGCCTGGACGTTTGCGTTGACTATGTAGGGCGCAACGGTGTTGACGATATGGTGCCCCTGGTCAACCAATTGGCCACCACATCTACGCTACCCCTGGTTATCGACTCCACCCAAACAGATGTCATTGAAGCCGCATTGATTCGTATGGCTGGTCGGGCGGTCATCAACAGTGTGAACCTCGAAGATGGACGCACAAAGGCAGATGTGTTGTTGCCGCTGGCTAAAAAGTGGGGTCATGCCGTGATAGCCCTGGCTATCGATGAAACCGGCCAGGCGCGAACGGCTGACTGGAAGGTCGATGTCTGTAAACGCATCGCTGAGATTGCGATTAATGAGCATGGATTACGGGCTGAAGACCTCATCTTTGACACACTGACGTTCCCGCTCGGCAGTGGTGCGGAGGACCTGCGTAAAGACGGCATGGAAACGCTCGAAGCGATCCGCCGAGTTAAAGCTGAGATTCCAGGCTGTTTGACAACCCTCGGTCTTTCAAACGTGAGTTTCGGGTTAAACCCTGCGGCCCGCCAGGTATTAAATAGTGTGTTTTTACACCACTGCTTAGAGGCCGGTTTGGATTCAGCCATTGTGCATGCCTCAAAGATTTTGCCGCTCGCCCGTATTGATGATGAGGCACGAATTACCTGTGAAGACCTTATCTTTGACCGGCGCGGAACGGCTGGGCGTGATGGTACCGCAGGTGAGGACTATGACCCCTTAATGCACCTAATTGAACTCTTTGAAGGGGCCAAAGTTGCCGACGATGGGGCGGCTCGGCTGGCCGAGTTGACACTTGAAGAGCGTCTCGCAACACGCATCATCGATGCTGAACGAGAAGGGCTCAATGAGGATTTAGATGCCGCGATGGCTGCTGGAATTAGCCCACTGGACATTATCAATGAACACCTCTTAGCGGGGATGAAAGTTGTGGGTGAACGCTTTGGGTCCGGTGAGATGCAGCTCCCCTTTGTGCTGCAATCAGCAGAAACGATGAAAGCGGCGGTTGCCTATTTGGAACCATTTATGGATGCGGTTGATACCAAAGCAAAGGCATCTATTGTGCTCGCTACGGTAAAAGGTGATGTGCACGATATTGGTAAGAACCTCGTAGACATTATTTTGTCGAATAACGGGTTTATTGTGCACAATATCGGGATTAAACAGCCTATTGATGCCATCATGGCTGCCGTTCGTGAAACGAACGCCGATGCGATTGGCTTGAGTGGGCTATTAGTGAAGTCCACCGTGGTGATGCGTGAAGACCTAGAAGTACTCCGTGCCGCCAATATGGCCGGTATTCCGGTGCTGCTAGGTGGGGCGGCGTTGAATCGTTCCTATGTTGAAAAGGATTTGCGTTCAGAACACCCAGGCCCTGTGTTTTATTGCAAGGATGCCTTCTCTGGCCTTCAAATTATGGAAGAACTCGCAGCAGGTAATGTGCCGGAGAATTGGGGCCGCGAGATCGCTGAAAGCAGAGTCAAAGCGGTGGGTGTCAAACGTGAGGAACGCGACTTGTATGAGGTGATCGAACGTACCGTACCTTCTGCACCGACGATCCCGACACCACCTTTTTGGGGTACACGAATTACCCGCGGGCTGACCTTAGCGTCTATTGCTGAATGGCTCAATAAAACCGCCTTGTTTAGGACCCAGTGGGGGTATGGGGCAAAGGATATTGACCAGGGCGAAGTGGCACTACGAGATGTGCTTGCGCGTGCACGAACCGAAGGCTGGCTGGTTCCTGAGATGGTTCATGGTTGGTTCCGCGCAGCATCTGACGGGAACGATGTCTTGATCTGGCGGCATCCCGATGACGCCGAACCAGCCCACCGCCTCACGTTTCCCCGGCAGACTGCTGGCCGTCGCCGTTGTATCGCAGATTTCTTTGAGCCAGTTGAGCGTGGGGTCACTGATGTGATCGGGTTTCAACTCGTAACGATGGGGAATGCGGTATCTGAACGTGCGGCTGAGCTATTCAAGGCAGACGCATACACGGATTATTTATATACACACGGCATAGGTGTTGAAATGGCTGAGGCGCTTGCTGAGATGGCCCATGCCCGTGCACGCACGGAACTGGGTATTGATGGTGATGATGCCAGCACCCTGAAAGAGATTTTCCGTCAGGGATATCGCGGGTCACGGTATTCCTTCGGCTATGCGGCCTGCCCGGATCTTGAGATGCGTGCCGTTTCTATGGATCTCCTTGAGGCTGAACGCATTGGGGTCTCCCTTTCTGACACCTTCCAATTACACCCGGAGCAATCAACCGATGCCTTTATTGTGCATCACCCTGACGCCAAGTACTTCAACGCCCGCTAAGAGAATAGGATACGAAACCTTATTCGAAAGCCATTATGCTTTGCCACCATCTGGCTAGGTAGTCACCTTTTCGAGGATTATAGGTTCTCCCTATGAAGTGTTTTATAGCCACTATTTTGGCTTTAATCACTTCAATCTTTCTTCTGAGATAATGCTCATTTGTTTTCATACTAAATGCTCACAGCGCTACATATTTGAGTTCAACCGGAACATGGAGAAAACACGAATACAAATGAGGCCGCTCACAGGAGCAGCCTCATTCATCTAATGGTCAGACGTATCCTACTCGAAGAGCACGCACAATCGTGCAGACCATCACGACGTTAAATGAATCGTTGCCATATATATCCCCATAGATTCAGGAAATAGCCTGGAATATCAGCTGTTCAGCAGGCCATTGCTCCATAGGTTCATGGTGATTAAACAAATGTGCAGCATTCGACCGCAGAGAACGGGGTGTGTGATATCCCGTGTTCACCTGAGATCAGATCGACTCAGCCGTACCTCGGAATGCACAGGAACGGATATGGTCATTCACCATGCCGGTTGATTGCATAAATGCATACACAATCGTAGGCCCAACAAAGCTGAATCCTCGCCGTTTGAGGTCCTCGCTCATCTTCTGGGCAATGGGAGTGAACGAAGGCACTTGGGTTGGGTCCTTCCAATGATTCACAATCGGAGTACCATCCACGAACTCCCAACAATACGTATCAAACGCAAGACCTTGGTCGCGCATGGTCAAAAAGGCACAAGCATTCGTTGTTGCAGCCGCAATTTTTAACCGGTTACGAATAATGCCGGGATTGGCTACCAATTCAGCGCGTTTTGCATCGTCATATTGTGCAAGCCTCTCGGGGTCAAAATCATCGTATGCCGTGCATAGTGCATTCCACTTCCGCAAAATCGTGACCCACGACAATCCGGCTTGTTGTCCTTCAAGCATCAGCATCTTGAATAACTGGTGGCTATCGTGAACAGGGTTTCCCCACACCTCGTCGTGATACTGCATTTCGATGCGTGAAGAAAGAGCCCACTTACAGCGCGGGAGTGTGGTGTCTATCATTTGCTAAGGTCACGTCCGTCTTATGGTCGTTGAGTGAGAAGGAACGGGGTGTTCAAGCTCGTGGAGTTCAATCGCAGCAGCAGATAATTCAGCAAGCGGTTCAGTCACGTGGGTATTGATCAGCGCATGCATCCCACTCAATAGTTGGCGCGTCGCCAGTTCACCTCGTTGACGTGCAAGAAGTGCCCCACCACCAGCCGCAAGCATCGAAGCAACCAGTCCGATAATAAGGCCGATAACCACAAGCCACGTAGGTGCGGGCAACGCGCCGATAGGGAGTGCAGCTTCACGCAACGTATCCGTACTCACAAGCAAGAACGCACCGATAAGGCGCAACCCGATGAGCCAGATACCTCCCAGTACTACCGCGAGTATGCCGATGAGTTGGCTTGCATTGAGGGCACGCACCCACCAAGGCATCGTTTCTGGCAGACTGAGCGTACGAGAAGCCGCCTGGTCAAGGCCAGCCAACACCGGTTCACGTGCCTGGTCAACAAGCGCCTTAACTGCAGGGCGCCAAACCGGCCCTGTTGCCGCTTCGATTGGGGCAGCAACGGCTCGCATTGCCTTCGCTACATGCGCACTCGCCATGGGTGAAACGGTGGGCCGTATAACTGTGGTGACAGGAATCTTTCGCCATCGTTCAAGCCATCGCATCGGTGGCCACCCTGCTTGTAAAAATACATCACGACGGGTTTGTGCCTTGACCGCATCAGCTACTTGGACAGCCCCAATACCTGCCGCTAGATCAGGAATCATCGCCTGTAGCACCACCGGCTGTTCAAGTACGTGGGGGTTCTTGACGCTATCGGCGCCAGGGAGTTGGGCACGTGTCTGGTGGAGGTCAGTCAGCACCCGCTGCACCATCGCTTCACGGGCTCGAACACGCTGGCCAATTCGGTTTCGCAAGGCAGGAATACCATCACCAGTAAGCCCACTAACGGCCAGTGGCTTAACCTGTTCTAGCCCGTCAGCCCGGAGGAGACGGGCCAAGTCGGCCATTACGGTGGCCACCTCATCTGATGAAAGACGATCACATTGGTTCAACAGAACATCTAAGACAGCAGCATGGCCGCGCATAGGTTGTAAAAAGTCTTGGTGCAAACTGGCATCAGCATATTTTTGTGGATCCGTTACCCAGATGATGGCATCCACAGCACCGATCAAACGCTCCGCCTGGGCACGATTACTCAATGCAAAGGAATCAAAGTCTGGGAGGTCAACGAGTACCAAGCCCATCAACGCCTCGGGGCTGTATTCAAGATAGTGGCGGTTACTGATTGCTAGCGCATCTAAGAGGGGGCCGGCTTCATCTAAACCGCCAAATACCACAGCTAATGGTTCGCCAGTGGTTGGGCGTTTCATTCCAGGTGTTGCAACCTCATGACCCACGATGGCATTAAAGAGCGTTGACTTTCCCGACCCTGTTGTGCCCGCAAGTGCTACAACCGTGTGGGCTTGACTCAACCCCAGTCGTCGTTTCGCCTGGTCAACGACAGCAACCGCATCCTGAACATCACCAAGTTTATAGCGTTGAATAATGGCAATCGCACCCTCGACATCGGCTAACGCTTCTTGAACATTCACGCCGTGTTTCCTCCTCTGGGCAACTCGCGGTGGTGTTCAACCGCCACTTGTTCAACCAAGGAGCGTAGGCGGGCACTGTCGTTATGGGTGGGGAGGTCGGCCAAGGCATCGACTGCAACCTGGCCTTGGGAATTGGCTAGTGCATACACCCTCGTTTTTAAGTCCTCTGCCGCCGCCTTCACCAAACTACGAACCGCCTGATCACCAAATACCGCACTCAGCATGGCTTGCCCAATTGCTGCGGTGCCGCCAGCCACCGCGACTTCTCCCCCAGTAATCCCACCGGTATACGAAAAGACGGCCAGCATGAGGGCAACCCCAATCGCGTTCACCCCAATACTCAGCCCGCGAGCAACCCCAACCTTCCCTTGGGCCTCTTGACGAACCATAGCCAACAGGTCGCTGCGCCATTGGGCAACCATGGCGTCAACACGCCCGCTCAAGTCGTCACTATCAATGGGTGGGAGGGTCGGTGCATGCTCATCAACGGCCCATGTTGATTGCACACGATCTTGGGCATCAAGGAGGGTTTGTGTAACGATCAGTGATAACCCACCCTCGATCTCTTGGGCGGCAAGATCTTCAGGCGTGTCTTCACGGGTAAACAGGGATACAAGCTTGTCTCGCCAGCGTCCTGCTGTGCGCTGGAGTTGGTCCATCCAACCCGACGTGCCGACGTGTTCAACAAAGCGATCAATCACTTCTGTTTTCAGCGCCACACCACGACCGGCTTGGAGCATCACCGAATCGGCTGCATGTTCAAACTCATTCCGAGCGATCGTTTCAAGGCGATCTCTCGCATCAGCCTGACGGTCCAAGTGGGCGGCTACTTCTTCGACGCGCGCCGGGAGGCTCTCCAACACGCCGTTCAATGTTGTGCCAATGGTCTGGCGACGGGTTTGTTCATCGGCAACCAGATTCCACATCCAGGTTTTCAGCTCCTCAACCCCATCAGTAATGAGTCCATCGTGTAAGCCATGTTCTTCGATTGCGAACACGGTTACATGGCCAAGACCGTGGTCATGGAGGAGGCGCTCAAAATCCTCAACCACGACCTCAACCGTTTCACCGGGCGGAATCCGGTTGATAATCACAGCGATAGCGACCCCATGTTGTGCGGCCTGATCCAAAAAGCCCCACGGCACTGCATCGGCATAGCGTGCGGCCGTGGTGGTAAAGAGCCATAAGTCTGCGGCACGTAAGAGCTGTGCAGCAAGTTCATGGTTGGCAACCTCAAAGGAGTCCACATCAGGAGCGTCAATGAGGCCGAGCCCAGCCGGAATGGTAGCCAGCGGGACAATATGGAGCCCAATTCCCGTGCCCCGTGCCCCCGTTGACCTTGGTAGC is from Stomatohabitans albus and encodes:
- a CDS encoding GGDEF domain-containing protein produces the protein MQERRRANLQLAEQRLSGPALVALVVAIVVSLAFTVYLPLTWSINFSALAYVVCIVALTIHLVFAERRFVILLLIFNLCCSLTMMAGVSLNFLGFPTDWPTWLIVSLSELQWITLLGIIVATNNREARVQLQTFIPIAIVFVSFGLLRILDVESLTLPQIRVLNSIQDIIVVILAADSVLNNARSTIAARLMMASILLFSFFDMVGVMPHTYLTVYTPEMVTSYLVRYSLFFGVASAWLISLVVWLPNADHIDMLFRLDPNRQTRQISADVTVMSLPVLVLIFGGFPTPNMGWILGGASLLSSGIIFLQYRSSARQLETVNDGLKRSATTDPLTQLSNRYGLSQSLDNLKTVGASAWFIDLNHFKDINDEYGHALGDAVLQFTAQQLLKCAQPDDVVARYGGDEFAIIRPEARPLELSSFSKELEAAVGKTVTLHGRELTISASVGSAVAGAGEDVHEVVHFADLAMYMKKTRRGRGRARARVNH
- a CDS encoding DNA-3-methyladenine glycosylase I translates to MIDTTLPRCKWALSSRIEMQYHDEVWGNPVHDSHQLFKMLMLEGQQAGLSWVTILRKWNALCTAYDDFDPERLAQYDDAKRAELVANPGIIRNRLKIAAATTNACAFLTMRDQGLAFDTYCWEFVDGTPIVNHWKDPTQVPSFTPIAQKMSEDLKRRGFSFVGPTIVYAFMQSTGMVNDHIRSCAFRGTAESI
- a CDS encoding GGDEF domain-containing protein, with the translated sequence MEQANWPSWLKVPLLSKPFAKESFDVPSIAVVAAMASVLTAFTWFGPTWASKTVIWICLFLTLESFGSLLHETEHKTTWFFAMACALLLPIWLTVAIQYGPQASLIINVLILAADVSAILTIASTTHRTLSAMITNTMPVLIMVSSITIAVILESGNPDALITIKWLHLVCLLLIGLTAYDASNYVHSIGPVSSIIMLTMSGYWFGTLFQALPTVSYLVEGLTWETASGRVITVLWLSFLTLSITAQREAISLSEFNRKKSGFNSAAASIGSVELAIWVLPLTAIMGMFSLSATSFRVLAVSAIIAAALFIRRFRVLQISEMETSDRLHVALATDPLTGALNRTGLAKHWDENHSGATVAFIDLDQFKPINDRHGHIVGDEVLQVLSRRIMNSIRCEDVVCRWGGDEFLIVGPIMDADDADTFCDRIRDAIQVPITVKGGLVLKMDASIGYALVNAGVDFVTATEQADRMMYLKKQKKQGRAPKSTTTRTRETARVNTTPLNPEPTVSERG
- the metH gene encoding methionine synthase — encoded protein: MPDFAKALANTVNDGPIILDGAMGASLQTKELTEADFGGLDGCNEVLVRTRPDVIRDLHLEFLAVGVDAVETDSFGGAPWVLDEYGLGKETEELNRLSAAIAREACDEAYRSSNRSRERFVVGSMGPGTKSPTLSLAKRGDEFDFIATKTMVDGYVRQARGLLAGGADLLLIETVFDLLQAKSAVVACHEAMAAEGITVPIAVSVTIEANINTMLLGSDTSAALYTLEALGIDLIGLNCATGPQDMREHVRYLSEHSRLPIMVVPNAGLPENINGQTCYRLTPEELAASHHEFVTKLGVQMVGGCCGTTPTHLKAVVDAVQRQPVADRAVTFEPGLASLYSAVPWEQENSFHIIGERLNANGSKAFRDYLLAEDMNAMLKIARTQTAEGANSLDVCVDYVGRNGVDDMVPLVNQLATTSTLPLVIDSTQTDVIEAALIRMAGRAVINSVNLEDGRTKADVLLPLAKKWGHAVIALAIDETGQARTADWKVDVCKRIAEIAINEHGLRAEDLIFDTLTFPLGSGAEDLRKDGMETLEAIRRVKAEIPGCLTTLGLSNVSFGLNPAARQVLNSVFLHHCLEAGLDSAIVHASKILPLARIDDEARITCEDLIFDRRGTAGRDGTAGEDYDPLMHLIELFEGAKVADDGAARLAELTLEERLATRIIDAEREGLNEDLDAAMAAGISPLDIINEHLLAGMKVVGERFGSGEMQLPFVLQSAETMKAAVAYLEPFMDAVDTKAKASIVLATVKGDVHDIGKNLVDIILSNNGFIVHNIGIKQPIDAIMAAVRETNADAIGLSGLLVKSTVVMREDLEVLRAANMAGIPVLLGGAALNRSYVEKDLRSEHPGPVFYCKDAFSGLQIMEELAAGNVPENWGREIAESRVKAVGVKREERDLYEVIERTVPSAPTIPTPPFWGTRITRGLTLASIAEWLNKTALFRTQWGYGAKDIDQGEVALRDVLARARTEGWLVPEMVHGWFRAASDGNDVLIWRHPDDAEPAHRLTFPRQTAGRRRCIADFFEPVERGVTDVIGFQLVTMGNAVSERAAELFKADAYTDYLYTHGIGVEMAEALAEMAHARARTELGIDGDDASTLKEIFRQGYRGSRYSFGYAACPDLEMRAVSMDLLEAERIGVSLSDTFQLHPEQSTDAFIVHHPDAKYFNAR
- a CDS encoding GTPase, with product MNVQEALADVEGAIAIIQRYKLGDVQDAVAVVDQAKRRLGLSQAHTVVALAGTTGSGKSTLFNAIVGHEVATPGMKRPTTGEPLAVVFGGLDEAGPLLDALAISNRHYLEYSPEALMGLVLVDLPDFDSFALSNRAQAERLIGAVDAIIWVTDPQKYADASLHQDFLQPMRGHAAVLDVLLNQCDRLSSDEVATVMADLARLLRADGLEQVKPLAVSGLTGDGIPALRNRIGQRVRAREAMVQRVLTDLHQTRAQLPGADSVKNPHVLEQPVVLQAMIPDLAAGIGAVQVADAVKAQTRRDVFLQAGWPPMRWLERWRKIPVTTVIRPTVSPMASAHVAKAMRAVAAPIEAATGPVWRPAVKALVDQAREPVLAGLDQAASRTLSLPETMPWWVRALNASQLIGILAVVLGGIWLIGLRLIGAFLLVSTDTLREAALPIGALPAPTWLVVIGLIIGLVASMLAAGGGALLARQRGELATRQLLSGMHALINTHVTEPLAELSAAAIELHELEHPVPSHSTTIRRT
- a CDS encoding GTPase domain-containing protein, producing the protein MSLVSALNELKHLLKSVNQGVNIVDQIDDYLIPRLNRLDAPLLAVLGGSTGAGKSTITNSLIGQVVSEAGVLRPTTRSPLLLCNPDDQAWFTAGGVLPELPRSTGARGTGIGLHIVPLATIPAGLGLIDAPDVDSFEVANHELAAQLLRAADLWLFTTTAARYADAVPWGFLDQAAQHGVAIAVIINRIPPGETVEVVVEDFERLLHDHGLGHVTVFAIEEHGLHDGLITDGVEELKTWMWNLVADEQTRRQTIGTTLNGVLESLPARVEEVAAHLDRQADARDRLETIARNEFEHAADSVMLQAGRGVALKTEVIDRFVEHVGTSGWMDQLQRTAGRWRDKLVSLFTREDTPEDLAAQEIEGGLSLIVTQTLLDAQDRVQSTWAVDEHAPTLPPIDSDDLSGRVDAMVAQWRSDLLAMVRQEAQGKVGVARGLSIGVNAIGVALMLAVFSYTGGITGGEVAVAGGTAAIGQAMLSAVFGDQAVRSLVKAAAEDLKTRVYALANSQGQVAVDALADLPTHNDSARLRSLVEQVAVEHHRELPRGGNTA